From the Alkalibacter rhizosphaerae genome, one window contains:
- a CDS encoding DUF1287 domain-containing protein, whose product MKNRNYVNSGIKKKPIKRRLGSLKILVFLTLIVFVLFQVGQEIGWFPKESYTARDFGIETLKSPIDYNENGKDDYTDLLQGAKIDAKNKPRYDGTYLPDGYPPDDVGVCSDVIWRAFKEAGYSLRAMVDQDIALRLDSYPRIDKPDTNIDFRRVVNLRVFFERYAESLTMDPMQIQEWQPGDIVIFGEDKHIGLISDKRNRDGIAYVLHNGGQSNREEDYLLRGDITGHYRFDASKVPEHVFKAWGEGPDESQ is encoded by the coding sequence GTGAAGAATAGAAATTATGTCAATTCAGGAATAAAAAAGAAACCAATCAAAAGAAGACTTGGATCCCTAAAGATCCTTGTCTTTTTGACGTTGATCGTATTTGTATTGTTCCAAGTGGGACAGGAGATCGGCTGGTTTCCGAAAGAAAGCTATACGGCTAGGGATTTCGGCATCGAAACATTGAAAAGTCCGATAGACTACAATGAAAATGGCAAGGACGATTACACCGATCTTCTCCAGGGGGCCAAGATCGATGCCAAAAACAAACCCCGCTATGACGGGACCTATCTACCGGATGGGTATCCTCCCGACGATGTTGGAGTTTGTTCCGACGTCATCTGGCGGGCCTTTAAAGAAGCGGGTTACAGTTTGCGCGCCATGGTGGATCAAGATATAGCACTTCGGCTGGATTCCTACCCAAGGATCGACAAGCCGGATACCAACATCGACTTTCGCCGGGTGGTGAACCTTCGCGTCTTTTTTGAGAGATATGCGGAATCCTTGACTATGGATCCAATGCAGATCCAGGAGTGGCAACCGGGTGATATCGTGATCTTTGGTGAGGACAAGCACATCGGGTTGATCTCCGACAAGAGAAACCGGGATGGCATCGCATATGTTCTCCATAACGGCGGACAATCGAACAGAGAGGAAGACTACCTGCTTCGGGGGGATATCACCGGTCACTACCGCTTCGATGCAAGCAAGGTACCGGAACATGTGTTCAAGGCATGGGGAGAAGGACCCGATGAATCCCAATAA